A genomic segment from Panthera tigris isolate Pti1 chromosome A1, P.tigris_Pti1_mat1.1, whole genome shotgun sequence encodes:
- the LOC102954324 gene encoding olfactory receptor 2W3 yields MDGTNDSTQGNFILLGFSDHPHLERILFVVILIAYLLTLVGNTTIILVSRLDPHLHTPMYFFLTHLSFLDLSFTTSSIPQLLYNLNGRDKTISYTGCAIQLFLFLGLGGVECLLLAVMAYDRFVAVCKPLHYLVIMNPRLCMGLVLVAWGCGVANSLVMSPVTLQLPRCGRHSVDHFLCEMPALIRMACVNTAAIEGTVFVLAVGIVLSPLVFILVSYGYIVRAVLQIQPVSGRQRAFNTCGSHLTVVSLFYGNIIYMYMQPGNSSSQDQSKFLTLFYNIVTPLLNPLIYTLRNKEVKGALRRMLLDNRGVGKD; encoded by the coding sequence ATGGATGGGACCAATGACAGCACCCAGGGAAATTTCATCCTTTTGGGGTTTTCTGACCATCCCCATCTCGAGAGGATCCTCTTTGTGGTCATCTTGATTGCATACCTCCTGACCCTTGTGGGCAACACCACCATCATCCTGGTGTCCCGGCTGGACCCCCACCTCCACACGCCTATGTACTTCTTCCTCACCCACCTATCTTTCCTGGACCTCAGTTTCACCACCAGCTCCATTCCTCAGCTGCTCTATAACCTGAATGGCCGTGACAAGACCATCAGTTACACAGGCTGTGCCATCCAGCTCTTCCTGTTTCTGGGTCTGGGTGGTGTGGAGTGCTTGCTCCTGGCTGTCATGGCATATGACCGGTTTGTTGCGGTCTGCAAGCCCCTGCACTACCTGGTGATCATGAATCCACGTCTCTGCATGGGCTTAGTGTTGGTGGCCTGGGGCTGTGGTGTGGCTAACTCCTTGGTCATGTCCCCAGTCACCCTGCAGTTACCCCGCTGTGGGCGCCACAGTGTGGACCACTTCCTGTGTGAGATGCCTGCCCTGATTCGGATGGCCTGTGTCAATACAGCTGCCATTGAAGGCACTGTCTTTGTCCTGGCAGTGGGCATTGTGCTGTCACCTCTAGTGTTTATCCTGGTGTCCTACGGCTACATTGTAAGGGCTGTGTTACAGATTCAGCCAGTGTCAGGGAGACAAAGGGCGTTTAACACCTGTGGCTCCCATCTCACAGTGGTCTCCCTTTTTTATGGAAACATCATTTACATGTACATGCAACCTGGAAACAGCTCTTCCCAGGACCAGAGCAAATTCCTCACCCTCTTCTACAACATTGTCACACCACTCCTGAACCCCCTGATTTACACCCTCCGAAACAAAGAGGTGAAGGGGGCACTGAGGAGAATGCTGCTGGATAACAGAGGGGTAGGAAAGGATTAA